One part of the Dyadobacter sp. 676 genome encodes these proteins:
- a CDS encoding sialate O-acetylesterase, whose amino-acid sequence MKRVLLLLLLTCATSSFAQVRFARLFSDHVVLQRQKPIPVWGWAKPGEKVKVTLAGQSMDTKADASGKWQVSFRPLEAGGPHTLQVTAKSGNATANDVLIGEVWLCSGQSNMEWPVSAAKNYEDERKNAEFPQIRHFRVDHLVTLQPEQDLKTGEWKPANAETVGGFTAVGFFFAREIYQKLNVPIGILHSSWGGSQIEGWISKEAMLGNEELRFYAQNLPKTWEEADMIMDKKLKKQLFKNASYDPGREDERKYLSPDADFTNWQKTADPVGQWDWKGLMGFRGHGYMAKEVNFPSDLVSKPTTLSLAENDGPVEVYINGKLVHEGAVKGPRKIEIPANGWKDGKNVLVVKTGNMVSAPWFGPGMMGSAGDMYITDGNRKVSLAKDWYLMPAFAEKHEYAHLMNNVGTTIYNAMIVPLIPFAIRGTLWYQGESNAGRAYQYRQSFPLMINDWRKRWNDDFSFYWVQLSSFGTDRDSNKGSNWAELREAQNRTLSLPKTGMAVTTDVGNPNDIHPTNKQDVAYRLATNALKHDYGLNIPYASPLYDQMRTEGGKAIISFKNAENGLTVKDRYGYLKGFEIAGEDRVFHYAKAEIQGNKVVVFSPEVSKPVAVRYAWSDAPEDANLYNADGFPASAFRTDTWPGITVDARFE is encoded by the coding sequence ATGAAACGCGTACTTCTACTGCTGCTTCTCACCTGCGCGACCTCTTCGTTTGCGCAAGTCAGGTTCGCCCGGCTTTTTTCCGACCACGTCGTGCTGCAACGCCAAAAGCCTATCCCTGTCTGGGGCTGGGCAAAACCCGGCGAAAAAGTGAAAGTTACGCTCGCGGGGCAGTCGATGGACACGAAAGCCGACGCATCGGGTAAATGGCAGGTAAGTTTCAGGCCGCTGGAAGCAGGCGGCCCACACACTTTGCAGGTAACCGCCAAATCGGGCAATGCGACGGCAAACGACGTACTGATCGGCGAAGTATGGCTTTGCTCGGGCCAGTCGAACATGGAATGGCCTGTATCCGCCGCTAAAAACTACGAGGATGAACGAAAAAATGCCGAATTCCCACAAATCCGCCACTTTCGCGTCGATCACCTGGTGACGCTCCAGCCCGAGCAGGATCTGAAAACAGGGGAGTGGAAGCCCGCCAATGCGGAGACCGTCGGCGGCTTTACCGCGGTAGGTTTCTTTTTCGCACGTGAAATTTATCAAAAACTGAATGTGCCCATTGGCATCCTGCATTCGTCGTGGGGCGGCTCGCAGATCGAAGGCTGGATTAGCAAGGAAGCGATGCTGGGCAACGAGGAATTACGCTTCTATGCTCAAAATTTGCCCAAAACGTGGGAAGAGGCCGACATGATTATGGATAAAAAGCTGAAAAAACAGCTATTCAAAAATGCTTCTTACGATCCTGGCCGGGAGGACGAAAGAAAATACCTGTCGCCCGACGCGGATTTTACAAACTGGCAAAAAACGGCGGATCCGGTAGGTCAATGGGATTGGAAAGGCCTGATGGGCTTTCGCGGCCACGGTTATATGGCCAAGGAGGTCAATTTTCCCTCGGATCTGGTTTCCAAACCCACGACGCTCTCACTGGCGGAAAACGATGGGCCTGTGGAAGTATACATCAATGGCAAACTGGTTCACGAAGGCGCCGTTAAAGGTCCCCGAAAAATCGAAATACCAGCCAACGGCTGGAAGGACGGCAAAAATGTACTCGTCGTCAAAACCGGCAATATGGTGAGCGCGCCGTGGTTTGGACCCGGAATGATGGGTTCGGCAGGCGATATGTATATTACCGACGGTAACAGGAAAGTCAGTCTGGCCAAAGACTGGTACCTGATGCCGGCATTTGCTGAAAAACACGAATACGCGCATTTGATGAACAATGTCGGAACGACCATCTACAACGCGATGATCGTACCGCTGATACCGTTCGCGATCCGCGGAACGCTCTGGTACCAGGGTGAAAGCAATGCCGGCCGGGCGTACCAGTACCGGCAGTCGTTCCCGCTGATGATCAACGACTGGCGCAAGCGCTGGAACGACGATTTTTCTTTTTACTGGGTACAGCTGTCGAGCTTCGGCACGGATCGCGACAGTAACAAAGGCAGCAACTGGGCAGAACTTCGCGAAGCACAAAATCGGACATTAAGCCTGCCAAAAACCGGCATGGCCGTTACCACCGATGTCGGTAATCCCAACGACATTCACCCCACCAATAAGCAGGACGTAGCGTACCGCCTGGCCACCAACGCATTGAAACACGACTACGGCCTGAATATCCCCTACGCCTCCCCGCTTTACGACCAGATGCGAACCGAGGGCGGCAAAGCGATCATTTCCTTCAAAAACGCTGAAAACGGCCTGACGGTGAAAGACCGGTACGGATACCTGAAAGGCTTCGAAATCGCAGGGGAAGACCGGGTTTTCCATTATGCCAAGGCTGAGATTCAAGGCAACAAGGTGGTTGTTTTCAGTCCGGAGGTAAGCAAGCCCGTGGCCGTGCGCTACGCGTGGTCGGACGCACCGGAGGATGCCAACCTGTACAATGCCGACGGGTTTCCTGCCAGCGCATTCAGGACCGATACATGGCCCGGCATTACCGTCGACGCCCGTTTCGAATAG
- a CDS encoding glycosyltransferase family 2 protein, with product MSAIVSIIIPSYNYGFVIGETLENLLAQNFQEWEALVVDDGSSDNTGEVVARFAARDSRIQYIRQTNSGVSIARNRGFRHSKGKYIQYLDADDLLSADKLAIQVDFLEHNPDVDIAYTDHLYFETDKPDIFYPDYEMNHHNWLPKIDARGYEAVNTLVYSNIAVVSSPVLRRAIVEKVNGFPEFSNYTEDWEFWFLCAIHGARYTFVDNENARTLIRIHARNTSRNIQIMQAGELEFRKRIVEAVNKSSFLSQEEKQKLLDRNAASTQKLYKYMMYHANLLSPEQMKLLSGLVDRKTFISYYFKSLNYKRKALFKKGR from the coding sequence ATGAGTGCAATAGTCAGTATCATCATTCCATCCTACAACTACGGTTTTGTGATCGGGGAAACCCTTGAAAATCTTTTGGCGCAAAATTTCCAGGAATGGGAGGCGCTGGTAGTCGACGACGGTTCGTCGGACAATACCGGCGAGGTAGTGGCCAGATTCGCTGCCCGCGATAGTCGCATTCAATACATCCGGCAAACCAATAGCGGCGTTTCCATAGCCCGTAACCGGGGTTTCAGGCATTCGAAAGGAAAATATATTCAGTATCTCGACGCCGACGACCTGCTGAGCGCTGACAAGTTGGCCATACAGGTCGATTTTCTGGAACACAATCCCGATGTCGACATTGCTTACACCGACCATCTGTACTTCGAAACGGACAAGCCCGATATCTTCTATCCTGACTATGAAATGAACCATCACAACTGGCTTCCGAAAATCGATGCACGGGGTTATGAGGCTGTAAATACATTGGTTTATTCGAATATTGCAGTGGTGAGCAGTCCCGTTCTGCGGAGAGCGATAGTCGAGAAGGTAAACGGGTTTCCCGAGTTCAGCAATTATACCGAGGACTGGGAGTTCTGGTTCCTGTGCGCGATCCATGGTGCGCGTTATACGTTCGTGGACAACGAGAACGCCCGCACACTCATACGCATCCATGCACGGAACACGAGCAGGAACATCCAGATTATGCAGGCCGGGGAGCTGGAATTCCGGAAGCGGATCGTGGAAGCCGTAAACAAGTCATCGTTCCTCAGTCAGGAAGAAAAACAGAAATTACTTGACCGGAATGCCGCCAGCACCCAAAAGCTGTACAAATACATGATGTACCACGCCAACCTGTTGAGCCCTGAGCAAATGAAGTTACTCTCGGGCCTTGTGGATAGGAAGACATTCATTTCATATTATTTCAAATCATTGAATTACAAGCGGAAAGCGCTGTTCAAAAAAGGGAGGTAA
- a CDS encoding ABC transporter ATP-binding protein, translating into MKTYLRLLSFAQPIARFAIPYILCTVLGVIFNTLNLALLAPLLSTLFSNQGGKIIPRPHDGWLDPTGMLNYYAQEANLTFGPHGALQVVCAVIVVSVLLSNIFKYFSQRIMENLRIHTLLNLRKKVFDNVMNLHVGYFSNQRKGDIISKIASDVQVVQFSVTSTLQVVFKEPMQLLAYVFMLFATSAKLTFFAILVIPVSAFLISKIVKRLKEQAALAQHYFGLMISYLDEALTGIKIIKAFNATEDIKDKFHKENIRYSDLGRKMAKRQQLSSPISEFLGVTMVAIIVLYGGSLIIDNNSDLDVSKFVAYIGIFSQVMRPAKALTDSFSTIHAGIAAGERVLELIDEKPEIQDAPDAIDMKDFKESIRLENVSFSYPSRPVLKSINVTIPKGKTVALVGPSGGGKSTLMDLLPRFIDTQEGRVLIDGVDVRKIKQESLWSMFGLVNQESLLFNDTIYQNIAFGSPNATMEQVEAAARIANAHDFIMETEDGYFSNIGDRGMKLSGGQKQRICIARAVLKNPPIMLLDEATSALDTESEKLVQEALNNLMKNRTSLVIAHRLSTIQNADTILVLEEGKIIEQGNHAELIARDGLYKRLIDMQTFSEA; encoded by the coding sequence ATGAAAACGTACCTCAGATTATTATCTTTTGCACAACCGATTGCCCGATTTGCCATCCCCTATATTCTTTGCACCGTTCTGGGAGTTATTTTCAATACTTTGAACCTGGCCCTTCTGGCTCCGCTCCTCAGCACGTTGTTCAGTAACCAGGGCGGGAAAATAATCCCCAGGCCCCACGACGGCTGGCTCGATCCTACGGGAATGCTTAATTACTACGCCCAGGAGGCCAACCTCACTTTCGGCCCGCACGGTGCATTGCAGGTCGTCTGCGCGGTGATCGTGGTGTCCGTACTGCTTTCGAATATCTTCAAATACTTTTCGCAACGGATCATGGAAAATCTCCGGATCCACACTTTGCTGAACCTCCGCAAAAAAGTTTTCGACAACGTGATGAACCTCCATGTCGGCTATTTCAGCAACCAGCGCAAAGGGGACATCATTTCAAAAATCGCATCCGACGTACAGGTCGTACAGTTCTCGGTAACCAGTACTTTGCAGGTGGTTTTTAAAGAACCCATGCAACTGCTGGCTTACGTATTCATGCTTTTTGCCACGTCGGCGAAGCTTACCTTCTTTGCGATTCTGGTCATCCCGGTGTCGGCGTTCCTCATTTCCAAAATCGTCAAAAGGCTCAAAGAACAGGCAGCCCTCGCGCAGCATTATTTCGGGTTGATGATCAGCTACCTCGATGAGGCGCTTACGGGCATCAAGATCATCAAGGCTTTCAATGCGACAGAGGACATCAAGGACAAATTCCACAAGGAAAATATCCGTTATTCCGACCTCGGGCGAAAAATGGCGAAGCGCCAGCAACTCAGTTCGCCCATTTCCGAGTTCCTCGGGGTAACCATGGTGGCGATCATCGTTTTGTACGGCGGCTCGCTGATCATCGATAACAACTCCGACCTGGATGTTTCGAAATTTGTGGCTTACATCGGCATTTTCTCGCAGGTAATGCGCCCGGCGAAAGCGCTTACCGACTCGTTCAGCACCATTCACGCAGGTATTGCCGCCGGCGAGCGTGTGCTCGAACTGATCGACGAGAAGCCGGAAATACAGGACGCGCCGGATGCGATCGATATGAAAGATTTCAAAGAGTCGATCCGTCTGGAAAACGTGTCGTTCTCTTACCCTTCGCGGCCGGTGCTCAAATCCATCAATGTGACCATTCCGAAAGGAAAAACAGTGGCGCTCGTAGGGCCTTCGGGTGGGGGAAAATCTACGTTGATGGACCTTCTGCCCAGATTTATCGATACCCAGGAAGGACGGGTCCTGATCGACGGCGTCGACGTCAGGAAGATTAAACAGGAATCGTTGTGGTCGATGTTCGGGCTCGTAAACCAGGAATCACTGCTTTTTAACGATACCATTTACCAGAATATCGCGTTCGGAAGCCCTAATGCAACGATGGAGCAAGTGGAAGCCGCGGCGCGGATCGCCAATGCGCACGACTTTATTATGGAAACCGAGGACGGCTATTTCAGCAATATCGGAGACCGGGGTATGAAACTGTCGGGCGGGCAAAAACAGCGGATCTGCATTGCCAGGGCCGTTCTGAAAAACCCGCCGATCATGCTGCTCGACGAAGCGACTTCCGCCCTGGATACCGAGTCCGAAAAACTGGTTCAGGAAGCATTGAATAATCTCATGAAAAACCGGACTTCGCTCGTCATCGCGCACCGGCTGAGCACGATCCAGAACGCGGATACCATACTGGTCCTGGAAGAAGGTAAGATCATCGAACAAGGCAACCATGCCGAACTCATCGCACGCGACGGGCTGTACAAGCGGCTGATCGACATGCAGACGTTCTCGGAAGCGTAA
- a CDS encoding glycosyltransferase, producing MLPIEIDIIILSYARNEELKKVTLDGIDTLLKSEDPQKIRFNIVVIESNKELKPYQYVGTQTVYPWQRFGYHRYMNIGIGMTKAPWVCICNNDLLFHPNWATEILRAFETDPSLWSACPACSIHHPEHGVALNSGLHYGYEVRRELVGWCIFFKRDMLKITGKLDPAFKFWYADNDYGNTLQKHHLKHALVTSSIVDHLESRTLKTKTATEQLQLTSRERFYYEYKWEGRSFFSYLNRLRKFNKELHKIRKKN from the coding sequence ATGTTGCCCATTGAAATCGACATTATCATATTAAGTTACGCCCGTAACGAAGAGCTAAAAAAAGTGACGCTCGACGGGATCGACACCCTTCTGAAATCGGAAGACCCGCAAAAGATCAGGTTCAATATAGTAGTTATCGAATCTAACAAGGAGCTGAAACCCTATCAATACGTAGGCACACAAACGGTATACCCGTGGCAACGTTTTGGTTACCACCGGTATATGAATATCGGCATCGGCATGACGAAAGCGCCCTGGGTGTGCATTTGCAACAACGATTTGCTGTTCCATCCGAACTGGGCTACCGAGATCCTCCGGGCATTTGAAACCGACCCCTCGCTCTGGAGCGCCTGCCCCGCATGCAGTATCCACCATCCAGAGCATGGTGTGGCATTAAACAGCGGCCTGCATTACGGTTACGAAGTGCGCAGGGAGCTTGTCGGCTGGTGCATTTTCTTTAAAAGGGATATGCTTAAAATCACCGGCAAACTCGACCCCGCATTCAAGTTCTGGTATGCCGACAACGACTATGGAAATACGCTTCAAAAGCACCATTTAAAACATGCATTGGTCACTTCGTCCATCGTAGATCACCTCGAAAGCCGAACTTTGAAAACCAAAACGGCGACTGAACAACTTCAATTGACCAGCAGAGAGCGCTTTTACTATGAGTATAAGTGGGAGGGGCGTAGTTTCTTTTCTTATTTGAACCGGCTCAGAAAATTCAACAAAGAGTTGCACAAAATTAGGAAAAAGAATTAG
- a CDS encoding glycosyltransferase codes for MISIIICSVSREELLTVSENIRKTIGVPHEIIAFDNNQLQKGICEIYNMGAMQAKYDVLCFMHEDIEMQTLGWGEKLVELFKNNPAVGLLGIAGGGYKSLAPSSWYNYHLQENGGFYCNLIQGYKHTGRNDSLDYQNPRNELLSRVACVDGCWFCVRKSAALKYPFDEKLLKGFHGYDIDFSIAINQEFQVAVTFEILLRHFSEGNFNRKWMDAICKVHKKWGAVLPLNIDMIPESHLKRIERHAYEVFLQEQIDNDWYPKWYLIKLIWSTRRSRIATLSFPYKLMIRLLKMKK; via the coding sequence ATGATCTCAATTATTATTTGCTCGGTAAGCCGCGAAGAGCTTTTGACCGTTTCGGAAAACATCCGCAAAACGATCGGCGTGCCCCATGAAATCATCGCTTTCGATAACAACCAATTGCAGAAAGGGATTTGTGAAATCTACAATATGGGTGCAATGCAGGCAAAGTACGACGTGCTTTGCTTCATGCACGAGGACATTGAAATGCAGACTCTTGGGTGGGGGGAGAAGCTGGTGGAGCTGTTTAAAAATAATCCGGCCGTCGGACTCCTAGGAATTGCCGGAGGGGGGTATAAATCCCTGGCGCCTTCGAGTTGGTATAATTATCATTTGCAGGAGAACGGCGGTTTTTACTGTAACCTGATACAAGGTTACAAACACACTGGCCGAAACGACTCGTTGGATTATCAAAATCCACGTAATGAACTACTTTCACGCGTTGCCTGTGTTGACGGTTGTTGGTTTTGCGTGCGTAAGAGTGCTGCTTTAAAATATCCATTTGACGAAAAACTTCTAAAAGGATTTCATGGATACGACATCGATTTTTCTATTGCAATAAATCAGGAATTTCAAGTTGCCGTCACATTTGAAATCCTGCTAAGACACTTTTCGGAAGGTAATTTCAATAGAAAATGGATGGATGCCATTTGCAAAGTCCATAAAAAATGGGGGGCAGTTTTGCCACTGAATATTGACATGATTCCAGAAAGCCATTTGAAAAGGATTGAACGACACGCCTATGAAGTTTTTCTTCAAGAGCAAATAGATAATGATTGGTATCCGAAATGGTATTTGATCAAACTCATATGGAGCACAAGGCGCTCGCGGATTGCTACTCTTTCATTTCCTTATAAATTGATGATTAGGTTGTTGAAAATGAAGAAATAA
- a CDS encoding glycosyltransferase family 2 protein yields MTDTAKISIALCTYNGEQFLRAQLDSIIAQSIDSWEVIAVDDGSTDHTWEVLNDYAAVDGRFKLFRNEKNLGYNGNFQKALNLCEGEYIAICDQDDVWHPDKLKFQLDAIGNSLLVYHDSELIDAAGSSMNLKISDKFNFYRGSSPEAFLYLNCVSGHSILMKNDLVAKALPFPSNFHYDQWLAFVAASTGSVDFVERVLVQYRQHQHNTTDILARRKSARSRDMKLAELEREAIWIAKCAEKATGNSRQLLVRLAALSESRNRSFAEPRYGIVIWQHRHTLLSLLKKSPVSKLFYIVRKIWGSKAKKLL; encoded by the coding sequence ATGACGGATACCGCAAAGATATCGATCGCATTATGCACCTATAACGGCGAACAGTTCCTGCGCGCCCAACTCGATTCGATCATCGCCCAAAGCATTGACAGCTGGGAGGTGATAGCCGTGGACGACGGATCGACCGACCATACCTGGGAAGTCCTGAACGACTACGCAGCCGTGGACGGACGTTTCAAGCTTTTCAGAAACGAGAAAAACCTGGGCTATAACGGAAATTTCCAGAAGGCCCTGAACCTCTGCGAGGGCGAATACATCGCCATTTGCGACCAGGACGACGTGTGGCATCCCGACAAACTGAAATTCCAGCTGGACGCGATCGGGAACAGCTTGCTGGTTTACCACGACTCGGAGCTTATCGACGCGGCAGGCAGCTCCATGAATCTTAAAATTTCAGACAAGTTCAATTTTTACCGCGGATCGTCGCCGGAGGCATTCCTGTATTTGAATTGCGTGTCGGGACACAGCATTCTGATGAAAAACGACTTGGTAGCCAAAGCATTACCCTTCCCTTCGAACTTCCATTATGATCAATGGCTCGCGTTTGTAGCCGCCAGCACAGGGTCTGTGGACTTCGTAGAAAGAGTGCTTGTGCAGTACCGGCAACACCAGCACAATACGACTGATATTCTTGCACGGCGTAAAAGCGCTCGTAGTCGTGATATGAAACTGGCCGAGCTCGAAAGAGAAGCCATCTGGATAGCCAAATGTGCCGAAAAGGCAACGGGAAATAGCCGCCAGTTGCTTGTTCGGCTTGCGGCCCTGAGCGAATCACGCAACCGTTCGTTCGCAGAGCCGCGATATGGGATCGTTATCTGGCAACACCGCCACACCCTGCTAAGCCTTTTGAAAAAATCCCCTGTCAGCAAGCTTTTCTATATCGTTAGAAAAATTTGGGGTAGTAAAGCAAAAAAACTCCTATGA